A genome region from Purpureocillium takamizusanense chromosome 8, complete sequence includes the following:
- a CDS encoding uncharacterized protein (COG:K~EggNog:ENOG503PB1N) codes for MRAQRHHPESSRQLLPKPPGGPGGTPPRGEAIQRFKRSQVKLACDRCRKRKAKCDGRRPSCRSCLAAHAECVYAGPGATLKQRLAELEGAYADAKRSLDAMGKSAEWRTLDHSRRAGDSQGVDDVFSRAASGLDGRPTSVSDGEPSQRLHLQEGSPSTTFLTWSALGEFRPVLPLSRWTAVTRDEGVLNHLFALFWTWDHSLARILHRELLLDSLTADPEAPGHIDTCFCSQLLINSILAISTSCFYKSDGPSMFALRGSSFADEAFQLLAIQQEPIEVSLMQGVAILSVHEMTFGDLPLGTSLFFDKLSALKSSSTVFDGPGWLGYDRGNPKASKVEQAMASIANGFHCLDVRMSLIANRPATALGLSGTPPPQEESVSPLWTPYPVAAEPQLLYHSQVSAAEYELTQMACEFLPAIEESRSSVVPDYCSCKELYDRFLAWKSSSPDMLRCQTIQAPSWTNLLVWFELVCLKLLEPFLGLSFLGFDGGESARSLSRSHCENLISHLWNYRASFGMRLECWLVYACHASVASLLTNLPLPGPHEDLLCRGCELLFEMGHYMPRANDLLLALQDEASLRNIEIPNACKPYLDAGAALARRISIRNVTPLLFTPASEGLELPSCQVTFGSHIERLEEEDLDQRDGEGQYVRNEPE; via the exons ATGAGAGCGCAGCGTCACCACCCAGAGTCCAGCAGGCAACTTCTCCCGAAAccgccgggcgggccgggggggacCCCGCCACGCGGCGAAGCTATCCAGAGATTCAAGCGCAGCCAAGTGAAGCTGGCATGTGATC GATGCCGAAAGCGTAAGGCCAAG TGCGATGGCCGTCGGCCATCCTGCCGGTCGTGCCTTGCAGCCCACGCCGAATGCGTGTACGCCGGACCAGGCGCGACCCTGAAGCAACGCctggcggagctggagggTGCATATGCAGATGCAAAGAGATCACTGGACGCCATGGGAAAGTCTGCGGAATGGAGGACTCTGGACCATTCAAGGCGTGCCGGAGACTCGCAGGGAGTCGACGATGTGTTCTCCCGAGCAGCCAGCGGCTTGGACGGGCGGCCAACCTCAGTCTCAGACGGCGAGCCAAGTCAGCGACTGCACCTACAAGAAGGAAGCCCCTCGACAACGTTTCTAACTTGGAGCGCCTTGGGGGAATTCAGGCCCGTATTGCCATTGTCGCGGTGGACGGCGGTGACACGCGACGAAGGGGTTTTGAACCATCTCTTCGCCTTGTTCTGGACCTGGGACCATTCACTGGCCCGGATCCTGCATCgcgagctcctgctcgacaGCCTCACCGCAGATCCAGAGGCTCCCGGTCACATAGACACGTGCTTCTGTTCCCAGCTCCTGATCAACTCGATCCTCGCAATCTCGACG AGCTGTTTTTATAAGAGCGATGGCCCGAGCATGTTTGCGCTCCGCGGTAGTAGCTTCGCCGATGAAGCATTCCAGCTTCTTGCCATCCAGCAGGAACCCATCGAGGTGTCGCTGATGCAAGGAGTGGCCATCCTCTCCGTACACGAGATGACGTTTGGCGACTTACCCCTGGGCACGAGTCTGTTTTTCGACAAGCTCAGCGCCCTCaagtcgtcctcgacggttTTTGATGGGCCTGGATGGCTCGGGTATGATCGTGGGAACCCAAAGGCGAGCAAGGTGGAGCAGGCAATGGCGTCCATTGCCAACGGGTTCCACTGCCTTGACGT GAGAATGAGCTTGATTGCGAACCGTCCAGCGACCGCGCTAGGTTTGTCCGGAACACCCCCGCCTCAAGAAGAGAGCGTCTCCCCGTTATGGACCCCCTATCCCGTCGCAGCGGAGCCGCAGCTATTGTATCATAGCCAAGTCAGCGCGGCCGAGTACGAGCTCACGCAAATGGCCTGTGAGTTTTTACCTGCCATAGAGGAAAGTCGCTCGAGCGTGGTGCCCGACTATTGCAGCTGCAAGGAGCTGTACGATCGCTTCCTCGCGTGGAAGTCATCCAGTCCAGACATGCTCAGATGTCAGACGATTCAGGCCCCGAGCTGGACAAATCTCCT AGTGTGGTTCGAGCTGGTGTGCCTAAAGCTCCTGGAGCCGTTTCTGGGCCTCTCGTTCTTGGGCTTCGACGGGGGTGAGTCGGCTCGTTCGCTCTCACGATCGCACTGCGAAAACCTCATCTCGCATCTGTGGAACTATCGCGCTTCGTTCGGGATGCGGCTTGAGTGCTGGCTAGTGTACGCCTGCCATGCCTCGGTCGCGAGCTTGCTGACCAACCTGCCGCTTCCGGGTCCTCACGAGGACCTTCTCTGTCGCGGATGCGAGCTGCTGTTCGAGATGGGACACTATATGCCCCGGGCAAACGACCTTCTCCTGGCTCTCCAGGACGAAGCCTCCCTTCGGAACATCGAGATACCGAACGCGTGTAAGCCGTACCTCGACGCAGGCGCGGCCTTGGCACGGCGCATCAGCATCAGAAACGTCACGCCTCTGTTGTTTACGCCCGCAAGCGAGGGGCTAGAGCTGCCATCATGTCAGGTCACTTTCGGGAGCCACATAGAAAGACTGGAGGAGGAAGATCTGGATCAGCGCGACGGAGAGGGTCAGTATGTTCGAAATGAGCCCGAGTAA
- a CDS encoding uncharacterized protein (COG:O~MEROPS:MER0048191~EggNog:ENOG503NY9X) encodes MLQLSSDVTFNYEVLRVLAVSSYQGADVSEVLDAAGQIRPGDFESWYKQFSKAAERVHGIAKAVDSCKHPVSARNALFREATYWRSADFFLHGNWTDPRINELWVKHLAAFNKAIALLPVPGQRVTLQGDGFKIPAIFYGSGSKEPRPTVIMCNGYDGAQEELYHVMVEAVLQRGMNAITFEGPGQPTVRREQNLGFIPEWEKVVTPVVDYALGRKEVDAKSIALMGYSFGGYLAPRAAAFEHRLAAVIAIDGLYNFGEVMLHQVGPELTELWRQGNYTVVDETIKGLLANPKTPTPVRWGIGQGLWSFNTPSPSEWLNKTQAYTLDSVVDKIRCPVFVGDAENESFFPGEAKRLADKLGSRATHHLFTAEDGAGEHCQVGATQLMNQVSLDWLQDVGFRR; translated from the coding sequence ATGCTTCAATTAAGCTCGGACGTCACCTTCAACTATGAGGTCCTGCGGGTGCTGGCCGTCTCCTCTTACCAAGGTGCCGATGTTAGTGAAGTCCTAGATGCTGCTGGCCAAATCCGCCCTGGCGACTTTGAGAGCTGGTACAAGCAGTTTTCCAAAGCTGCCGAGCGCGTCCACGGCATCGCCAAGGCTGTCGACTCGTGCAAGCACCCCGTCTCCGCGAGGAACGCCCTTTTCCGTGAGGCAACGTACTGGCGCTCCGCCGACTTCTTCCTTCACGGAAACTGGACGGACCCGCGCATCAACGAGCTGTGGGTGAAGCATCTCGCGGCTTTCAACAAGGCCATCGCActcctccccgtccccggcCAACGCGTGACGCTCCAGGGCGACGGGTTCAAGATCCCGGCAATCTTCTATGGCAGTGGTAGCAAAGAGCCCCGGCCGACAGTCATCATGTGCAACGGCtacgacggcgcgcaggaggAGCTGTACCACGTCATGGTCGAGGCTGTGCTACAGCGTGGCATGAATGCCATCACGTTTGAAGGCCCCGGTCAACCCACCGTGCGCCGCGAGCAGAACCTGGGCTTCATCCCGGAATGGGAGAAGGTCGTCACACCGGTCGTCGACTACGCTCTGGGCCGCAAGGAAGTTGACGCCAAGTCCATTGCACTGATGGGATACTCGTTTGGCGGGTATCTtgccccccgcgccgccgcgttcgaacaccgcctcgccgccgtcatcgccatcgacggcctCTACAACTTTGGTGAGGTCATGCTGCACCAGGTTGGCCCTGAGCTTACCGAGCTCTGGCGCCAAGGCAACtacaccgtcgtcgacgagaccATCAAGGGTCTGCTGGCGAACCCAAAGACGCCGACGCCTGTCCGCTGGGGCATCGGCCAGGGGCTCTGGTCGTTCaacacgccgtcgccgtccgagTGGCTGAACAAGACGCAGGCCTACACTCTGGACTCGGTGGTCGACAAGATCCGCTGTCCGGTGTTTGTGGGCGATGCCGAGAACGAGTCCTTTTTTCCCGGCGAGGCGAAGCGACTGGCTGACAAGCTGGGCAGTCGTGCGACGCACCACCTCTTTACGGCTGAGGACGGGGCGGGTGAGCACTGCCAGGTCGGTGCGACACAGCTGATGAATCAGGTTTCACTGGATTGGCTTCAGGACGTCGGCTTCCGCCGCTGA
- a CDS encoding uncharacterized protein (COG:S~EggNog:ENOG503Q0T5): MFGVYTLDEPADGVVRAPKLNCKKSRFGCTRCKLRRVKCNEQRPKCQHCRRHGTACVYKHERPQAEAAGHSSSSSSTPVSQRRKNAANDPDSLASRSAEPDPPESRERRLLEAGLMRHYVAKTGPGTAIDDLSRPMFAEAIPEQSLCCDSLLYSMYSIAALHQSCAAPDATAAAVSSDVHRRYLAMALREHQASLQNITAQNVDNLCMTSSLLRVCAYAMLQTRGRVPYSPPSEWLMICGTVMALYEKAWDVAKERPDSIAWKFLRSPYAMADEGHSGEDRSTAFDILLTRQADDSDPWDAESQDAYQQALSFLGSVQCAIQDGEPEGHICRLLVVFPMVIKRRLFDLVNAEEPRALALLAHYFALLSGYGHMWWIGPGPAQEVLAIAEELSAQTRWAPVLQQPIEQVKAHSKAYGRAASSPSG; encoded by the exons ATGTTCGGCGTGTACACATtggacgagcccgccgacggggTCGTCCGCGCGCCCAAGCTCAACTGCAAGAAGTCCCGCTTCGGCTGCACCCGCTGCAAGCTCCGGAGGGTCAAG TGTAACGAGCAACGTCCCAAGTGCCAGCACTGCAGGCGCCACGGCACGGCCTGTGTCTACAAGCACGAGCGGCCCcaggcagaggcggcgggccacagctccagctccagctccaccCCGGTTTCTCAGCGCCGGAAGAATGCGGCCAACGACCCGGACAGCCTGGCGAGCCGCTCGGCAGAGCCGGACCCTCCTGAGTCTCGCGAGCGGcgcctgctcgaggccggcctcaTGCGCCACTATGTCGCCAAGACCGGCCCCGGCACGGCAATCGACGACCTGAGCCGGCCCATGTTTGCCGAAGCCATCCCAGAGCAGTCTCTATGCTGCGATTCTCTTCTCTATTCCATGTACTCCATCGCTGCGCTTCACCAGTCCTGCGCAGCGCCAgatgccactgccgccgccgtctcgtcggaCGTGCACCGTCGATacctggccatggccttgcgCGAGCATCAGGCGTCACTTCAAAACATCACCGCGCAGAACGTTGACAATCTCTGCATGACGTCTAGCCTGCTGCGCGTCTGCGCTTACGCTATGCTCCAGACGCGGGGCCGTGTGCCGTACTCGCCCCCTTCCGAGTGGCTGATGATCTGCGGCACCGTCATGGCCCTCTACGAAAAGGCGTGGGACGTTGCCAAGGAGCGGCCCGACTCGATAGCTTGGAAGTTCCTGAGAAGCCCCTACGCCATGGCGGATGAAGGGCACAGTGGCGAAGACAGGTCGACTGCATTCGACATATTGCTCACGAGGCAGGCTGACGACTCGGACCCTTGGGACGCTGAGTCGCAAGACGCCTACCAGCAGGCGCTCTCGTTCCTCGGCAGCGTGCAGTGCGCCATACAAGATGGCGAGCCCGAGGGTCACATATGCAgactcctcgtcgtcttccctATGGTGATCAAAAGGCGGCTTTTTGACCTGGTCAACGCGGAAGAGCCGAGGGCTCTGGCGCTACTGGCACACTACTTTGCTCTTCTCAGCGGCTATGGCCACATGTGGTGGATCgggcccggcccggcgcaAGAGGTCCTGGCCATTGCCGAGGAGCTGTCCGCGCAAACCCGATGGGCACCGGTACTGCAGCAGCCCATTGAGCAGGTCAAAGCACACTCTAAGGCTtacgggcgggcggcgtcttcTCCTTCTGGCTGA
- a CDS encoding uncharacterized protein (COG:C~COG:H~EggNog:ENOG503NZTC) yields the protein MPPLRVLISGAGIAGPALAFWLGRLGHTCTIIERSPSLRANGQQIDLRKQGIEAARRMGILESIRAHLIDELGLQVVDSTGRQRALFARIEDDTAGRQGFTSQFEMLRGDLVKVLVDLTRGDAAEYRFGVSVDAFEQQDDGVKVTLSDGTNGVYDLLVAADGQGSRIRRMMLKDEAELDVTRHLGVNMAYFTIPRQPTDPDLAISYTATKQRLIFIRWHSQAQGQVNFGTMAHAAEFADALQQHDDAAQKELFARTFRDAGWQAERLVDEMNRTDDFYSHPMVQVRAGAWSRGRVVLVGDAGYAPTPLTGMGTSLALMGAYVLAGEISKSPDDLRAACEAYERELRPYVEKVQRIPKGLPGLAYPKGEFGVKVINALMGLTTTLGLDRALQHSLLKSNDPYRLPDYPALAA from the coding sequence atgccgccacTCCGAGTCCTCATCTCCGGCGCGGGCATCGCCGGCCCGGCGCTCGCCTTCTGGCTCGGCCGGCTCGGCCACACGTGCACCATCATCGAGCGCTCCCCCAGCCTGCGCGCCAACGGGCAGCAGATCGACCTGCGCAAGCagggcatcgaggcggcCCGTCGCATGGGCATCCTCGAGTCGATTCGCGCGcacctcatcgacgagctcggcctccaGGTCGTCGATTCGACCGGCCGGCAAAGGGCGCTGTTCgcgcgcatcgaggacgacaccgccggccggcagggcTTCACGAGCCAGTTCGAGATGCTGCGTGGGGACCTGGTCAAGGTGTTGGTCGACCTTACAAGAGGAGATGCGGCTGAGTACCGGTTCGGCGTGTCCGTGGACGCATTCGAGCagcaagacgacggcgtcaaggtTACACTTTCGGACGGCACCAACGGTGTATACGACCTGCTCGTTGCGGCAGACGGCCAGGGATCGCGCATTCGCAGGATgatgctcaaggacgaggccgaacTAGATGTAACTCGCCACCTCGGCGTCAACATGGCCTACTTTACGATCCCGCGCCAGCCCACCGACCCGGACCTCGCCATCAGCTACACGGCGACCAAGCAGCGCTTGATATTCATACGGTGGCACTCACAGGCACAAGGGCAGGTCAACTTTGGGACCATGGCGCACGCAGCAGAGTTCGCCGACgcgttgcagcagcacgacgacgccgcgcaaAAGGAGCTGTTCGCGCGCACGTTTCGCGACGCCGGGTGGCAGGCGgagcggctcgtcgacgagatgAATCGCACCGACGACTTCTACTCGCACCCCATGGTGCAGGTCCGCGCGGGGGCCTGGTCCCGCGGCAGGGTCGTGCTGGTGGGCGATGCGGGATacgcgcccacgccgctgACAGGCATGGGCACGAGCCTCGCGCTCATGGGCGCGTacgtgctcgccggcgagatcTCCAAGAGCCCcgacgacctgcgcgccgcgtGCGAGGCCTACGAGCGGGAGCTGCGGCCGTACGTCGAAAAGGTGCAGAGGATCCCCAAGGGCTTGCCGGGGCTGGCGTACCCCAAAGGAGAGTTTGGCGTCAAGGTGATCAACGCGCTGATGGGCCTCACAACGACGCTGGGGCTGGACCGAGCGTTGCAACATTCGCTGCTCAAGTCCAACGACCCGTACCGGTTGCCCGACTAccctgccctggctgcgTGA
- a CDS encoding uncharacterized protein (EggNog:ENOG503P178~COG:G) encodes MTIISITDVDLFDGVGIKHVRNQCFQASPGNVLEPRSSPDVVIDGSGCTLMPGLIDCKVDIDACPMALPSFAACGVTTVIDLVSTSAENQAMRRESRHPKMPSYLGCGWVLGPETVASEGLFSFRAVRVVRTPAEATRLVEELIADPARADYINAIADQPGLDSDTLEATVAAAHRHGKLAIAHTSQTKAYDAALLAGFDIVTGVPVDGPLRAETAQGFAQRGIAVVPTLFFVQKALQDETTRNGRNFGHAVAAVRQLYSAGVCICAGTAAYQHRSTGIPFGTSLLDELELLSRAGLSNLDALRSATFVPASVFRLHDRGSVDRGKRADLVLVYGSPLSDLNAMRRIRQAWIEGVEVQVEMKLEVKAEAEAESKG; translated from the coding sequence ATGACCATCATCTCCATAACAGACGTCGACCTGTTCGATGGCGTTGGCATCAAGCACGTGCGCAACCAGTGCTTCCAGGCGAGCCCCGGCAATGTCCTGGAGCccaggtcgtcgcccgacgtGGTCATCGACGGCTCCGGTTGCACGTTGATGCCTGGCCTCATCGACTGCAAGGTCGATATTGATGCGTGTCCGATGGCGCTCCCGTCCTTTGCCGCATGCGGCGTCACAACCGTCATAGACCTGGTCAGCACAAGCGCAGAGAACCAAGCGATGCGCAGAGAGTCCCGGCACCCGAAGATGCCTAGCTACCTCGGGTGCGGATGGGTCCTTGGGCCCGAGACGGTCGCCTCAGAAGGATTATTTTCCTTTCGCGCCGTACGGGTCGTGAGAACGCCAGCAGAGGCGACGCGTCTTGTGGAGGAGCTGATCGCGGACCCGGCACGCGCCGACtacatcaacgccatcgcggACCAGCCGGGCTTGGACTCGGACACTCTGGAAGCCACTGTCGCCGCGGCACACCGGCACGGGAAGCTGGCTATTGCTCACACGTCGCAAACTAAGGCGTacgacgcggcgctgctcgccggctTCGACATCGTCACAGGCgtccccgtcgacgggccTTTACGCgcggagacggcgcaggGGTTCGCGCAACgaggcatcgccgtcgttcCCACGCTTTTTTTCGTCCAGAAGGCGCTCCAGGACGAAACGACTCGCAATGGTCGCAACTTtggccacgccgtcgccgcggtgaGGCAGCTGTATAGCGCCGGCGTCTGCATCTGCGCGGGCACGGCTGCTTACCAGCATCGCAGCACGGGCATCCCGTTTGGTACCAgccttctcgacgagctggagcttCTGTCGCGAGCGGGGCTGTCGAATCTTGATGCCCTTCGGTCCGCCACATTCGTGCCCGCAAGCGTGTTTCGGCTGCACGACCGAGGCAGCGTCGACCGCGGCAAGAGGGCAGACCTCGTGCTCGTCTATGGTAGTCCACTGTCCGACTTGAACGCGATGAGAAGGATCCGGCAGGCTTGGATCGAGGGAGTGGAGGTTCAGGTGGAGATGAAATTGGAAGtgaaggccgaggccgaggccgaaaGCAAGGGGTAA